The following coding sequences lie in one Treponema socranskii subsp. buccale genomic window:
- a CDS encoding alpha/beta fold hydrolase translates to MTVHEFGKGNKELLILFHPLGARWDIFNYVTPILEKDFHLVIPAMPGFDPDAPKTDFTGVERIADETAAWLIKHGHESITCLYGCSMGGAVAARMLAAGKIRIDCAVLDGGMTPYRFWKPLTYLIGIRDFIMLEIGKHMSVKALRSMFDPEKYTEEDLKYIKTAMNGMSAKTIWRSFYSCNNYSMPDPVPPVNCRIAYWYGSDEKKAREWDIAYIRKAFPHVQIVENAGMNHAEFFTLHPKEFCEELSAWIRLSDSSN, encoded by the coding sequence ATGACCGTTCATGAATTCGGAAAGGGAAATAAAGAACTTCTAATTTTGTTTCACCCGCTCGGCGCGCGGTGGGATATTTTCAATTATGTAACGCCGATATTGGAAAAAGACTTTCATCTCGTTATTCCCGCAATGCCCGGTTTTGATCCGGATGCGCCGAAAACGGATTTTACCGGTGTGGAACGGATCGCCGACGAAACGGCGGCATGGCTTATAAAGCACGGGCATGAAAGCATTACCTGCCTTTACGGCTGTTCCATGGGCGGAGCTGTCGCGGCACGGATGCTTGCGGCCGGAAAGATACGCATCGACTGCGCCGTACTGGACGGCGGCATGACTCCGTATCGGTTTTGGAAGCCGCTGACCTACCTCATCGGCATCCGTGATTTTATAATGCTGGAGATCGGCAAGCATATGAGCGTTAAAGCGCTGCGGAGCATGTTCGACCCGGAAAAATATACGGAAGAGGATCTCAAATACATCAAGACCGCCATGAACGGCATGAGCGCGAAAACAATTTGGCGCTCGTTCTATTCCTGCAATAATTATTCCATGCCGGATCCCGTTCCGCCCGTCAACTGCCGGATAGCGTATTGGTACGGCTCCGATGAAAAAAAAGCGCGGGAATGGGACATCGCGTATATCCGTAAAGCGTTCCCGCATGTGCAGATTGTCGAAAACGCGGGAATGAATCACGCGGAATTTTTTACGCTGCACCCGAAGGAATTTTGTGAAGAGCTGAGTGCATGGATCCGTTTGTCCGATTCAAGTAATTAA
- the murI gene encoding glutamate racemase, whose translation MNFAFLDSGTGGIPYMLRLKRLAPDATCAYLADTVHFPYGEKTVPEIIEYATAAVSRVIDMWRPETIVVACNTISVSALASLRERFPFVPFIGTVPAIKLAASVTKNKKIGLLATNATVRDAYIRELEKGFASGCTIYSRGDADLVSFIERKLVTADENEKMRAVMPALDYFAKKGCDTIVLGCTHFTHLADIMQKAAGKNVSVVDSRDGVARRAIEVHDNLINSKKEKSENILTAAADFLSEVPDESFFVTGISDDKAKAYYRAFCKMLGIPFGGTLA comes from the coding sequence ATGAATTTTGCGTTTTTGGATTCGGGTACCGGCGGCATCCCCTATATGCTCCGGCTCAAACGGCTCGCCCCCGACGCGACCTGCGCCTACCTCGCCGATACCGTGCATTTTCCGTACGGAGAAAAAACCGTCCCCGAAATAATCGAATACGCGACGGCTGCCGTTTCGCGCGTCATCGATATGTGGCGTCCGGAAACGATCGTCGTTGCGTGCAATACGATTTCCGTTTCCGCTCTCGCCTCCCTTCGCGAACGGTTTCCTTTCGTTCCGTTTATCGGTACGGTGCCTGCGATAAAGCTCGCCGCTTCGGTGACGAAAAATAAAAAAATCGGTTTGCTTGCGACGAACGCGACCGTGCGTGACGCATACATACGCGAGCTCGAAAAAGGTTTCGCGTCCGGCTGTACGATATATTCGCGCGGAGATGCCGATCTCGTTTCGTTTATCGAACGGAAGCTTGTTACCGCCGACGAAAACGAAAAGATGCGTGCGGTTATGCCCGCACTCGATTATTTTGCGAAAAAAGGCTGCGACACGATCGTACTCGGCTGTACGCATTTTACGCACCTTGCGGATATCATGCAAAAGGCTGCGGGAAAAAACGTAAGCGTCGTCGATTCTCGCGACGGCGTTGCGCGCCGTGCGATCGAAGTACACGACAATCTTATTAATTCGAAAAAAGAAAAAAGCGAAAATATTCTTACCGCGGCCGCCGATTTTCTTTCGGAAGTGCCGGACGAATCGTTTTTCGTTACCGGTATTTCGGACGACAAGGCGAAAGCGTATTATCGGGCGTTTTGCAAAATGCTCGGAATCCCTTTCGGAGGGACGCTCGCATAA